The genomic interval TTGGTGCATGGTGGGTACGAGCGGACTGCTGACAAGCTGCATGTGTAGGATCGTGAAGGAAGGAACAACTGTGATTGCGTTCACACCCTGAAAACAGTAAGTAGCTCACGGGTGAGCGATCGGTTTTTCAAGTCACGACATAACCAACATTTATTTCCATCGCCCAGTGATCCCCCACAATGTCTTCAGCAGTACTGCCGTGCATGGTAAGCCTGCTAGCCTGGCAGGTCTCAGTTTGCCAAGGGAAGAGGGTGGCAGTGCTCCCCTTGCCGTTCGCCAGTCACAACATCTATCACACCAACGTTGCACGTGCCCTGGTGGAGCGGGGTCACGAAGTGTGGCTGATCATTGTCATCGAGGTGGCGGCAAGGGGCGTGCTTAACACCACAGGGTGTAATATAATCCAATATTCCACTATTCCGGATATCGAAGAGACTTTCATGTCGGCCACCAGGGATGCTTACTTTGAGAAGAGGTCTGTGAATTTCCAACAACTCTTTGGTTTGTTCAAGGCGCACAACGACAAGCTGCTGACAGACACCACTTTGCTGACGAAGCTCCGAGCACTTGACCTTGACCTCTTTATCATTGACAATCTCATGTTGATCAAGATTCTATCCATCATTCCGTACCGACTGAACGTTCCTTTTGCGTTCTTGGGGACCGGCTACGACCCTTTTTCCAAGAGAATTCCTTTCTCACCGGCCGTGACTCCAATGTCTTTGTTCCCCTTCACCGACCGTCCTTTGTTCTTGGAGAGAGTGCGGCTGACTGTGTATCGTGTCATGTCTTTTTTCTACGACCCCTGTGGAGTCAGCGATGCAGTGTCGCGCTACGCACCAGAAATGCCGGACATCTCGCTGGACCTGCTGGTGGCAAGGGCGGAGATCTGGCTCGTGGAGACTGACCACGTCCTCGACTATCCCAAACCCTCCATCCCCAACGTCAAACTCATCGGAGGCGCGGCCACGGGGCCCGCCAACCCGCTCCCCGACAGGTTCAAATCCTTCATGGACGGTGCCACGGAGGGAGTGGTCGTCGTGTCGTTCGGGAGCTACGTTCTGAACCTCCCCGCGGAGATCAGCGACAAGATCTTCACGGCTCTCCAGAAACTGCCCTTCAAGTCCGTCTTCCGATCCAAACTGGAGTCGCCGGACCCTGCGAAGATCATGACGTCATCCTGGCTGCCGCAGAACGATCTGATTGGCCACAAGAACACGCGCGTGTTTGTGACTCACTGCGGGAAGAACGGCCAATACGAGGCTCTGTTCCACGCAGTTCCTGTCGTCTGCATGCCGATCTTCATGGATCAGCCTTACAACGCTGAGCGCATGCGCGGGAAGGGGATGGCGGAGAGGTTAGACCTCATCACGGTGTCGGAGGACGAGCTGAGAGCCACCATCGTGAAGGTGGGGACAGAGAAACGATACAAACAAACCATCGCCAGGGCCTCCGAGCTGTTCCACATCGAGATGGGTGTCCCCAAAGACAGGGCCGCGTTCTGGCTAGATCACGTGATGAAGTATGGCGGCTCGCACATGCGCTCTGCGGGTCAGGACATGCCGTATTATCAGTTCATAGGGCTGGATGTGTTCGCGTTATTGTTGTCTGTCGTTGTGGTGTTCTTAGTGGTGATAGCCGTGTGCATGTTCTGCATTTGCCGGTGCCTGTGTCGACGTTACACTCGCAAGCAAAAGGCAGAGTGATGGTAGTGCTGGGAGATGATTTTGGAGATAGATCAATGCAGATCAAAGTGAATGAAAGAAAAGATGGATTGTTTGTGAATTGGTTATGGTTTATTCAATCACAAACCTTTATCTTGTATTAAGCATTAACGAACAAAACtgagactacacacacacacatacacacacacacacacacacacacacacacacacacacacacacacacacacacacacacacacacattaaaccTTTAAGTTCAGGTATACTTCTCCCATTCCTCAATCAAAAAATGTATTTCATGTCTTTTCACTTGCAGTGACAAAGACttacttctgtctgtgtgtgtgtgtgtgtgtgtgtgtgtgtgtgtgtgtgtgtgtgtgtgtgtgtgtgtgtgtgtgtgtgtgtgtgtgtgtgtgtgtgtgaatagaatagaatagaatagaatttattgtcatcaacccttaaggatattgacacaagttgtacaataaatgattgtgtatgtgtgtgtgtgtgtgtgtgtgtgtgtgtgtgtgtgtgtgtgtgtgtgtgtgtgtgtgtgtgtgtgtgtgtttgtgtaacgGTCGCTTTTTGAGACTGACCTTTGACCGACACGTGGGCTACCCATCCGGCCTGTCCAGATAGGTTATTCTTGATTCTTTTGTCAAGCGGTGTAACTCGTTGTCATGTTCATCAATCCAACAATGTTGTCGGACCGTGGTGCTATTGTAATGCTTCACAGGAAACCATTCAACTAGACTTAcgtggttacttcccttcgacTGTAATAATAGCCGCTGCTTCTTTAGacataaggccaaacaaaaataggtgttggtttagggttacgtgaccaaaaaagatagggtcggtagatcggctttttttttatttttttttatttagtcgattttaaaggaggttactccccttagtctcggtatggttcgcaaaatgtgccaaaagtttttgttttattgagaaatgaaaagaaagttttagggtcggcgggaaaaaatagggtcggtcaggttaccctaaaccaacatatatttttgtttggcctaaggatCTCTGAGGCCAGTGCAAAtcgacgatgttcggaaataactgtcggtCATTTTATTGGCTGTGGGAGAGTTAGGTCCCTAAATGAAACAAGAAGACCAAGTCAACATACGCCGTTGATCCATGGAGGTAAGAGAGTATAGCGTTGGTGTGAATAACGACCTCAAGTATTCACTTTATGAAGCGCCTGTTAGATATGATATCATTTTCTTTAGGAATAGGCTCACCGGAGCTTCTTATTCACTGCCCCCGTGATCACTTTTTTTTCCATTGATCAGTCACCACGCGTCTCTAGCGTTACCTCCACAGTCAATGGAAagcccaacagagttatttccggattATGTcttatctgtttgtgtgtgtgtgtggggggagggggtgtgtgagagtgtgtttgtgggtatgtgtgtgtgtgtgtgccatggcgtgtgtgtgtgtgtgtgtgtgtgtgtgtgtgtgtgccacggcgtgtgtgtgtgccatggcgtgtgtgtgttctcttgcgagcgtgcgtgcgtgcgtgtgtgtgtgcggttgtGCACGCGCGCAAGTGTGCCTGTCTTTATAATATGATAGATATATATtatctggaaataactctgttgggctTTCTTATGTACGTGAAAGTGCGTGGGTGCGAAACATGGTCTACCACACGGGAATTTCCGCTACCAATGACCAAGAGACAGTCATCGAAAGCGTCACGGTACACTTAGTAATTGTTGACATCAAACCAGATGAATAGGCCTATCTTACTGGATAATTCTCTTCCCCTCACTTATAACACTTAACGCCTCCTTGACTGTGACGCGCTTttccggacatttccgagaatGTATCTGTTGCAGTATAAAATCGCTCCTTCTTCCTGCCGATTACAatccaaacaagtcgcgtgagtaAACataatatatctatatatttttgaattcaggagaaattgaggaatacgatgcaatcatttttaaatctgttagtgaaaaatCGATtctaatgacaactttaatgggcaaactaattaactagtttttaagcctccaagctgaaatgcaataccaaagtccgggcttcgtcgaatattacttgaccaaactttcaaccaattcggttgaaaaattagggcgtgacagtgctgcctcaacttccacaatatgatgtcatcaaagacatttatgaaaaaaaatgaaaaaaacgtctggggatatcatacccaggaactctaattttaaatgtcatgaagatcggtcctgtagttttctctgaatcactctacacacacacacacacatacatacacacttacatatatacgtacacacatatacacacacacacacacacacacacacacacacacacacacacacacacacatacaccaccaccctcgtttcgattccccgtctatgttaaaacacttagtcaaaatttgactaaatgtaaaaagcatttTAGCTTATTGTATCGTACATGAGGTCATTCCTTTCAGGGTCTTTCAAAAGAAGTTATTCACTATTGTCCCCAACTGGTTAATTAAAAAGGTACAGATTCAAAACTAACTATTTTGAATGAAGAAGACGTGTCTGTTTTTGGGGGAGGGGTtgaaggttgtgtgtgtgtgtgtgtgtgtgtgagtctgtgtgtgggtgagtctgtgtgtgtgtgtatgtgtgtgtgagtcagtgtgagtcagtttgtgtgtgtttgttgacgCAAAACCCATTTttcgatcgacacctgcatcagtaggtaTGACAAAACCCAAGAAAGACTCAAGATAGATAAATGATGTGACCTTCTCCTTGCATAAACATTGACACATtttgcctattctgaattttttttaacttgtaTCTTACATTTTTGTTAGGTCGATTTTGGGGAACTTTTGCCTGTTTCAAAACCGAAGAC from Littorina saxatilis isolate snail1 linkage group LG7, US_GU_Lsax_2.0, whole genome shotgun sequence carries:
- the LOC138970549 gene encoding UDP-glucuronosyltransferase 2B11-like; this encodes MSSAVLPCMVSLLAWQVSVCQGKRVAVLPLPFASHNIYHTNVARALVERGHEVWLIIVIEVAARGVLNTTGCNIIQYSTIPDIEETFMSATRDAYFEKRSVNFQQLFGLFKAHNDKLLTDTTLLTKLRALDLDLFIIDNLMLIKILSIIPYRLNVPFAFLGTGYDPFSKRIPFSPAVTPMSLFPFTDRPLFLERVRLTVYRVMSFFYDPCGVSDAVSRYAPEMPDISLDLLVARAEIWLVETDHVLDYPKPSIPNVKLIGGAATGPANPLPDRFKSFMDGATEGVVVVSFGSYVLNLPAEISDKIFTALQKLPFKSVFRSKLESPDPAKIMTSSWLPQNDLIGHKNTRVFVTHCGKNGQYEALFHAVPVVCMPIFMDQPYNAERMRGKGMAERLDLITVSEDELRATIVKVGTEKRYKQTIARASELFHIEMGVPKDRAAFWLDHVMKYGGSHMRSAGQDMPYYQFIGLDVFALLLSVVVVFLVVIAVCMFCICRCLCRRYTRKQKAE